The genomic DNA GGATTAAGATTTGCGATAAGAGAAGGTGGAAGAACGGTAGCTTCTGGAGTTGTTGCAGAAATTAAAAAATAATAAAAAATAAAATACATTTAATAAAATTTG from Caviibacter abscessus includes the following:
- a CDS encoding EF-Tu C-terminal domain-related protein produces the protein GLRFAIREGGRTVASGVVAEIKK